The stretch of DNA GTCGGCGACGCCGATCCCGCGGACGCTGGAGATGAGCATGGCCGGGATCCGCGAGATGTCCACGATCCTGACCCCGCCGGAGGAGCGGCACCCGGTGCTGACCTACGTCGGCGCCTACGACGAGAAGCAGGTCGCCGCCGCGATCCGCCGCGAGCTGCTGCGCGACGGCCAGGTGTTCTTCGTGCACAACCGGGTGTCGACGATCGAGAAGGCGGCCCGGCACCTGCGCGAGCTCGTGCCGGAGGCGCGGATCGTCACCGCGCACGGGCAGATGAACGAGGACCGGCTGGAGAAGATCATCCAGGGGTTCTGGGAGCGCGAGCACGACGTGCTGGTGTGCACCACGATCGTCGAGACCGGGCTGGACATCTCGAACGCGAACACGCTGATCGTGGAGCGCTCGGACATGCTCGGGCTGTCCCAGCTGCACCAGCTGCGCGGGCGCGTCGGGCGGGCGCGCGAGCGCGGGTACGCGTACTTCCTGTACCCGGGCGAGAAGCCGCTCACCGACACCGCGCACGACCGGCTCGCCACGATCGCGCAGAACTCCGAGCTGGGCGCGGGCATGGCGGTGGCGATGAAGGACCTGGAGATCCGCGGCGCGGGCAACATCCTCGGCGCCGAGCAGTCCGGGCACATCGCGGGCGTCGGGTTCGACCTGTACGTGCGGCTGGTCGGGGAGGCCGTGGAGGCGTTCAAGCAGCACGCGGGCGCGGAACCCGGTTCGGCCGACGAGGAGCTGTCCGAGGTCCGGGTGGACCTGCCGGTGGACGCGCACATCCCGCACGACTACGTGCCGGGGGAGCGGTTGCGGCTGGAGGCGTACCGCAAGATCGCCGCGGCCGTGGATCAGGAGTCGCTGGACGCGGTGCGCGCCGAGCTCGGCGACCGCTACGGGCAGCTGCCGGAGCCGGTGGAACGGTTGCTGAAGGTCGCGCGGTTCCGCCAGGTCTGCCGCGAGTACGGGGTCACCGAGGTGACCTTGCAGGGCTCGTCGCTGCGGGTGGCGCCGATGGAGCTGGCGGACTCGCAGCAGATGCGGCTCAAGCGGCTGTACCCGAAGGCGGTGTACAAGGCGGCGGTGCGCACGGTGTCGGTGCCGCGTCCGACCGAGGGTGCCGCGGGCGGGCGGATCGGCGCACCGCCGTTGCGCGACGTTGCGCTGCTGGAGTGGTGCACGCAGCTGCTCGCGTCGCTGGCCGGAAAGCCCGCCGCGGTGGGCTGATCCGCCGTTCGCGCTGCTTGGCGATCGACCGTTCCGCCGAGCTCGTTGCGACGCCCGCGTTCACTCTGCCGTATTTTTTCCCGCGGAGAACGGGAAAATCGCCGCGAGGCAACCTCGTGCGCTGTCCGGCGTCTGTCAATGTGCAGGAACATCCTGACCGACGCGCGCCGTGCGGTGGACGAAAGGACCAGCGGTGGAAGGTCGCTCGCGAGGACCGCAGCACCCCGGATCCCGTCCGGGTCCCAGCCCGCGCCCGGGACCTTCGCGGCCCGGTGAAGCCACCACGGTGCGCCGCCCAGTGCCGCGCAGCGACACCTGGGCCGAGCCGCCGAAGCGGCGCAGACCTGCCCGGATGTTCGCGCGGACGATGGTCGCGCTGCTGTCGGTCGCGGTACTGGCCACTACCGGCTACGCGTGGGCGACGCTGCGCGGCCTCAACGGCGGGCTGGCGGGTAGCGATGTGATCGGCGGCTTCAGCGAGCCGGACGGTGCCACCGACATCCTGCTGGTCGGCAACGACAGCCGCACCGACTTCGACGGCAACCCGCTGCCGGACGAAGTCCTGAAAACGCTGCGGACCACCGATGACGGGGGCGGCGACCTCACCGACACGATGATCCTGATCCGGATCCCGAACGGTGGCGGGCGCGCCAGCGCCGTGTCGTTCCCGCGCGACACGATGGTCCGGATGGGCAACGGGTTCGGGAAGAACAAGCTCAACTCCGCGATGGCCCGCGCCAAGAGCGCCGCCGAGCAGCGGCTGCAGTCCAGCGGGGTCACCGACCCGAAGCAGCTCGAACTGCAGTCCAAGGCCGAAGGCCAGAAGTTCCTGATCAAGACCCTGGAAGACCTCTCCGGGGTGAGCATCGACCACTACGCCGAGGTGAACCTGCTCGGGTTCTACGACATCACCAAGGCCGTCGGCGGGGTTCCGGTGTGCCTGCTGGAACCGGTCGATGAGCCCGATTCCGGTGCGGACTTCGACGCGGGTCCGCAGCGGATCTCCGGCGGTGACGCGCTCGCGTTCGTGCGGCAGCGGTACGGACTTCCGCGCTACGACCTGGATCGGGTGCGCAGGCAGCAGGTGTTCATGTCCGGGCTGGCGCAGGAGGTGCTGTCCGCGGGGACGCTGGCGAATCCGGCGAAGCTGTCCGAGCTGGTCTCGGCGGTGCGGCAGTCCGTGGTGCTGGACAAGGGCTGGGACGTGCTCAGCTTCGCCCAGCAGATGCGCGGCATCGCCGGTGGCGACATCGATTTCCAGACCATCCCGGTGGAACTCGTCGGTGAATCCGGGAAGGAGGACGTGACCATCGACGAGTCCGAGGTGCGGCAGTTCGTCGCGGACCTGCTGCTGCCTCCGCAGGAACGACTCGTCCGGCAGCAGGCCGAGCGGGCCGAAGCCGAGCGGTCCGAGGCCGCGCAACCATCGGAGAGCACCGCACGGCCGGAGATCACCGCGCACGTCTACAACACGACGGGCGTCACCGGCCTCGCGGCCTCGGTGCAGGAAAACCTTGCGGGACAAGGGTTCGTCTCGGGCGAGACGGGCAACGCGAAGTCGATGAGCTCGTCGGTGGTGCGGGTCGCGCCCGGTGAGAGCGCTTCGGGCGAGCAGGTCGCGGCGGCGCTCGGGGGGCTGCCGGTGGCCGAGAGCGGGTCCGTTTCCGCCGGTTCGGTGCAGGTGTACCTGGGCAGCGACTACGACGGGCCGGGTGCGCAGAACTTCGCCGGTGCGCCGAGTCTGCGGCTCGACGGGTTGCAGCGGGCCGCGCCGCGTCCGGCGCAGTCTCCCGCTCCGGAAAAACCGATCACCGCCGACGGCGTGCCCTGCGTGCATTGACCGTACACAGTGGACGATCGAGGGTCCTGCCAGGTGGTGCGCCTTCACCCCGGGATGATCTCGTGAGAAGGTGGCCGCCGTGCGTTCCGCGATCATCCGCTCCCGCCTGCTCGGTTCCTTGGTGCTGGCCGCGATCCTGCTCGCGGGCTGCGGAAACGGACCCGCGTCCGTCGGTGCCGCGGCCTTCGTCGGCGACTCGCGGATACCGGTCAACGAGGTGCAGGGCCGCTTCCGCACCGTGCTGGACAAGGAACCCGCGGCCAAGCAGCAGCTGGACCAGCAGGGCCAGCTCGGCGAGTTCGGGCGGCGGCTGGCCACCGACCTGGTCCGCAGGCGCCTGGTGGAGCAGGCGACCCGCGACGAGGGATTGCGGGTGGACGAGCGGCAGCTCACCGAGCTGATCAACGCGGCGGGTGGTCCGGAGAAGGCCAGCGCGGGCCAGATCTACACCCCGGCCGACTTCCGGGACGCGATGCGTTCGCGGCTGCTGACCGGCGAGCTCGGCCGCAAGTACATCGATCGGCTCGGGGTGACCTACGACGTCACCTCCGCCACCAATCGGCGCGAGGCCGAGGACAAGGCGCGCCGGATGTCCCGCGGCGAGCAGGAATCCGCGGCAGTGGTGGCCGCCGACCGGCAAGCGGGCGTTGGCGCGGCCACCGGTGAGCACCTGCGTTCGGCCGAGGTGCCGGAGTTGGCGGCCGCGACGCCGCTGTTCGGCGCGCTGCCGGGTACGACGATGGCGTTCGAGCTCCAGCCGCAGTCCGGGCAGTGGACCGTGGTGCGGATCAAGCAGCGCAGCACCGAGGAGCGGGCGGCGCCGAGCGGGGCCGGTGCGGACGAGGCGAAGATGCAGGCGGTGGGCGCGCAACTGCTGCGGGTCACCGCGCAGCGGATCGGTGTGCAGCTCAGCCCGCGATACGGCGTGTGGGACGAGATCGCGCTTTCGGCCGCGCCGAGCGCGGGGGAGACGATCGGTATCGCCTTCCAGCCGCGGCGGGCCTGATGGTGCGAGGCCGCGCCCTCGGGATTCGCCGGTTTCGAGATCACCCGGACGAGGTGACGCGCCGGTGTGTCGGGCGGGGGTCCGGCCGCCGCCGCGGGCAATCTCGACGGCATGGATCAAGCGCTCCGGCAAGGCACGAACCCGTGCTTGCGACAATCGCCGCATGTCTTCCGCGCACCCGGTGACCGGCGAACATTCCGAGGGACCGAGCAGCACGTCGGATGGGACCGCGACCGGCTCGGCGGTCGTGCTCGTCGACGACCGGCTCGGCGACGTGCTCCCGGCTGCGGCGATGCCCGCGGTGCGCCGGGCCTCGGCGGTTTATGCCGCCGACGGGCTGTCCGCGGCGACCCGTTCGGCGTTGCAGTTCCCGGCGGCACCGGCGGCCGAGGCGCTGCTCGCGCAGGCCCGCCGGGAGCCCGTCGTGCTGATCGTGCCCGACCTGCTTTCCGCGCAGGCGCGGGAATTGCGCGCGGCCGGTGCGTCGCTGATCGGCGCCGCGGCCCCGGTCGGCGTGGAGTTGCTGGACGCCGTCACCGTCATGGACCGGTTGCGTTCTCCGGGTGGTTGCCCGTGGGACGCGGAGCAGGACCACGACTCGCTGCGGCGCTACCTGGTGGAGGAGACCTACGAGCTGCTGGACGCGATCCAGCAGCGGGACCGGGCGTCGTTGCGCGAGGAGCTGGGCGACGTGCTGTTGCAGGTGCTGTTCCACTCGCGGGTGGCGGCCGAGCACGCCGCGGACCCGTTCGGGGTGGACGAGGTGGCCGCCGAGCTGGTGAGCAAGATGGTCTCCCGGCATCCGCACGTGTTCGCCGAGGACGACACCGTGCACGACGCGGAGTCGCAGCACCTGCGCTGGGACGAGCTCAAGCAACGGGAGAAGCAGCGCGAGTCCATCGTGGACGGAGTGGCGACCGGGCAGCCGGCCGCGGCGCTGGCGGCCAAGCTCGCGCAGCGCGCCGGGCGCGCGGACCTGCCGGAAGACCTGCTGCCCACCGGCACGTCGGTGGGCGACAGGTTGTTCGGGCTGGTGGCGCGTGCCCGCCTGGAAGGCGCGGATCCGGAGGACGAGCTGCGCGCCAGCGCGCTGGCGTTCGCCTCGCGCGTCCGCGCGGCCGAAGCCGCGGCACGTGCGGCCGGTCAGGACCCGGCCACCTGCAACGCTGCGGACTGGCGGCGGTACTG from Saccharopolyspora sp. SCSIO 74807 encodes:
- a CDS encoding LCP family protein, with translation MPRSDTWAEPPKRRRPARMFARTMVALLSVAVLATTGYAWATLRGLNGGLAGSDVIGGFSEPDGATDILLVGNDSRTDFDGNPLPDEVLKTLRTTDDGGGDLTDTMILIRIPNGGGRASAVSFPRDTMVRMGNGFGKNKLNSAMARAKSAAEQRLQSSGVTDPKQLELQSKAEGQKFLIKTLEDLSGVSIDHYAEVNLLGFYDITKAVGGVPVCLLEPVDEPDSGADFDAGPQRISGGDALAFVRQRYGLPRYDLDRVRRQQVFMSGLAQEVLSAGTLANPAKLSELVSAVRQSVVLDKGWDVLSFAQQMRGIAGGDIDFQTIPVELVGESGKEDVTIDESEVRQFVADLLLPPQERLVRQQAERAEAERSEAAQPSESTARPEITAHVYNTTGVTGLAASVQENLAGQGFVSGETGNAKSMSSSVVRVAPGESASGEQVAAALGGLPVAESGSVSAGSVQVYLGSDYDGPGAQNFAGAPSLRLDGLQRAAPRPAQSPAPEKPITADGVPCVH
- a CDS encoding SurA N-terminal domain-containing protein, coding for MRSAIIRSRLLGSLVLAAILLAGCGNGPASVGAAAFVGDSRIPVNEVQGRFRTVLDKEPAAKQQLDQQGQLGEFGRRLATDLVRRRLVEQATRDEGLRVDERQLTELINAAGGPEKASAGQIYTPADFRDAMRSRLLTGELGRKYIDRLGVTYDVTSATNRREAEDKARRMSRGEQESAAVVAADRQAGVGAATGEHLRSAEVPELAAATPLFGALPGTTMAFELQPQSGQWTVVRIKQRSTEERAAPSGAGADEAKMQAVGAQLLRVTAQRIGVQLSPRYGVWDEIALSAAPSAGETIGIAFQPRRA
- a CDS encoding MazG family protein is translated as MPAVRRASAVYAADGLSAATRSALQFPAAPAAEALLAQARREPVVLIVPDLLSAQARELRAAGASLIGAAAPVGVELLDAVTVMDRLRSPGGCPWDAEQDHDSLRRYLVEETYELLDAIQQRDRASLREELGDVLLQVLFHSRVAAEHAADPFGVDEVAAELVSKMVSRHPHVFAEDDTVHDAESQHLRWDELKQREKQRESIVDGVATGQPAAALAAKLAQRAGRADLPEDLLPTGTSVGDRLFGLVARARLEGADPEDELRASALAFASRVRAAEAAARAAGQDPATCNAADWRRYWAASGE